In the genome of Caldisphaera lagunensis DSM 15908, the window TTTCTTCATATACATCTATTGTTAAATCTGTTAATATTGCATAACATTTAAATTGTTGAGACGAGTCTACCCTCAAATACTTAGTTCCATTGGGAAATTCGTAATATGAATAGCAACCACCTGTCATATGTCCATTAAAAAATAATGAAGGCCTTAACATTTCAACGAGTTTAAGCATAACAATGCTAGATTCACTTTTTCTCATATTTGGATATAGATCTGGTAAATAAGGTGGTTGATGTGAAATAAATATGTTTAGCTTTGAGCCTTTTAATTTTCTATTTATTTTTCTTGCTATATTTATAGCATCATCTGTTGTTAAATAATGCGATTCATTATTTTTCTTTGTTCTTCCTACTTCAATCAACCCATTTAAACCAGAAATCTTTAAACCTTCAAAATCATAAATTTTTCCATTTTGAATAGAACGAGGAATAATTAAAGGAAAATTTTCATGATTGCCATATATAGTTATTAATGTAACCTTTCTTTCAATTTCTATAAAATCATTTTCTGACATACCTTCATCCCAATCTCCTGCTGATATCAATACATCAGGTTTTATATCATCAATTAAATTTAATAACCATTCTATTGCAAAATATTCATTTATTCCTTTAAACATTTTATTTGATTTATGTATATCACTTACAAGCAAAAATTTCATTCTTAACCCGAATTATTATTTTTAATTTATATTTAAAAGTTTATATTAATAACAAAATTTTCTTAAACCTTATTACTAAAATATTTTCTGAATTTATAAGATTATAAGGTACAAAAATTGAATTAAATTTTACTGTAATAGATATAAGATTCCATTTAATGTAAGGAGAAGAATAACCTATTAGCTTTGATATGTTTACTATTTTTTACGTATATAACATATTAATATGAATTATTAAGTGATTAAAAATCTAATCATTTTCATTTTTTGACTGAATAAGAATTTTAATATCTTTTTAGCAATATTTAAATGGTGGTCTTATGTTAAGAAAAGCAGATGCTCTTGCTTTAAATGAAAATGATAATGTTGCAGTTTCTCTTAGAGAATTAAACAAAAATGAAAAGGCTTTAGTTATTAGGGGAAATGAAAAAATCGAAGTTGAAATTATTGATAAAATACCGTATGGCCACAAATTTTCTTTATTTAATATAAAAAAGGGTGATTATATCATAAAATATGGTGAAATAATAGGCATTGCAACATCTGATATACCAAAGGGAGCTCATGTACATGTACATAATGTTAAAGGATTAAGAGCAGGTGAAAAATGATGAAAGAACTATTTGGCTATGTAAGGGAAAATGGTGATGTTGGATTCAGAAATAAAGTCCTAATAATGCCTACAGTTTCATGTTCTTCTTTAGCTGCATTTAGAATACATCAACTAGTTAACGGTACCGCTTATGTTGATAATCAATATGGCTGTGGTCAATTAAAACCAGATTTAGAATTAACCGAAAAAACCTTAATAAATTTTGCCAAAAACCCTAACGTTTCTTCAGTTTTATTAGTTAGTTTGGGATGCGAAAGCGCAGATTATGAAAAAATTGCTGACAAAATTGCAGAAACCAACAAATGGGTTGAATTATTAGTCATACAAGAAGTTGGTAGTACAATAGATGCAATTGAAAAAGGGGTTAGGATAGCTAAGGAAATGGTTGAGAAAAATAATAAAAACAGAGAGAGGGTTGATTGGAACTCATTAATATTATCTGCTGAATGTGGAGGGTCAGATTTTACATCTGGTATAGCTTCGAATCCTGTTGTTGGATATGTTATGGATAAAGTTGTTGAGCTTGGTGGAACAACGGTTATATCAGAAACTACAGAAGCAATTGGTGCAGAACATATTTTAGCAAGGAGAGCAATAAATGATGAAGTTAGAGAAAAGTTTTTAAAAATAGTGAAAAGGGTTGAAAACCTTTCATTAAGCACTGGAGAAGATATAAGAGGTTCAAATCCTTCACCTGGAAACATCAAAGGTGGTATTACCACATTGGAAGAAAAATCATTAGGTGCTATTGAAAAAGGGGGTAGAAAGTCTAAGCTAGTTGATGCCATAGAATATGCAGATCTGATACCAAAAAAGAATGGCTTAATTTTTATGGATACACCAGGATATGATGTTCAATCTGTTGTAGGTATGGTTGCAGGGGGATCTCAAGCAGTTTTATTTACAACAGGAAGAGGAACTCCAACAGGAAATCCGATATCACCTGTTATAAAAATTACTGCAAACCCTGAAACATTTAAAAAAATGGGGGATAACATAGATTTTGATGCTTCTCCTATAATAAAAGGGGAAGATACAATAGAAAATTTGGGAGAAAAGCTCTTTTCATTATTAGTTGATGTATTAAATGGAAAGTTAACAAAGTCAGAAATATTAGGTCATCAAGAATTTGGGATTATGAAAATATATCAATCAGTTTAATGTTAAATAAATTTTTAATTATTAATTATATATTACTTTTTGATATTAATCATTTTAATTAAATAGGTATATAATAATTCCATAATTTTATATACATAATATTACTATCTTAATAATTTTATCAATAGTTTCTCATAACATCTCTTATTAATAATGATTATCCATTTTTATTATCTTATTATGGCATTAATTCAATTTTAGGAAGATCCATTGTTTATATATAATGATGAAATGAAATATTAATAGTTATCCTAATAAAGGTCTTGTTACAGCACCCATGGAGGCCTGTGAAACCAATGATGCATATTTTGCTAATAAACCTGATTTATATCTTGGTTCTGGAGGACTCCATTTCTTTAATCTATTTTTGATTTCTTCTTCCGTTAAATCTAAATCCAATCTTTCTTTTTCTACATCTATAATTACATGATCTCCATCTTCTACAACTGCTATTGGACCCCCTACCATTGCTTCTGGAGATACATGACCTATCATTGGACCCCTCGTTGCTCCTGAAAATCTACCATCAGTTACTAAAGCAACATTGCTCAATCCAGCTCCCATGATTGCAGCAGTTACTCTAAGCATTTCAGGCATACCAGGCGAACCCTTAGGTCCTTCATATCTTATAATAACAACACTACCTTCTTTTACTTCGTTATTTTGAATTCCATTAAATGCTTCATTTTCTGAATTATAAACTATAGCCTTACCTTCAAATCTTGTTAGATTTGTTGCAGCAACTTTTATAACTGCACCATCTGGCGCCAATGATCCCTTTAAAACTATTATCCCTCCTCTAGGCTTAATGGGATTTTTAACATCCCTAATAATATGACTAGATACATTAGGGTATTTATATTCATCTAAGTTTTCTTTTAACGTCTTTCCAGTAACAGTTAATGCTTCACCATGCAATAGGCCTGCATCTAATAATTTCTTCAAAATAATAGGAACACCTCCTATTTCGTCTAAATCAGCCATAACATAATCTCCTCCTGGTCTCATACTTGCAATGTAAGGCGTTCTTTTAGATATTCTGTTGAAATCATCTAACGTTAATTTAACTCCTGATTC includes:
- a CDS encoding UxaA family hydrolase, which encodes MLRKADALALNENDNVAVSLRELNKNEKALVIRGNEKIEVEIIDKIPYGHKFSLFNIKKGDYIIKYGEIIGIATSDIPKGAHVHVHNVKGLRAGEK
- a CDS encoding UxaA family hydrolase, which gives rise to MMKELFGYVRENGDVGFRNKVLIMPTVSCSSLAAFRIHQLVNGTAYVDNQYGCGQLKPDLELTEKTLINFAKNPNVSSVLLVSLGCESADYEKIADKIAETNKWVELLVIQEVGSTIDAIEKGVRIAKEMVEKNNKNRERVDWNSLILSAECGGSDFTSGIASNPVVGYVMDKVVELGGTTVISETTEAIGAEHILARRAINDEVREKFLKIVKRVENLSLSTGEDIRGSNPSPGNIKGGITTLEEKSLGAIEKGGRKSKLVDAIEYADLIPKKNGLIFMDTPGYDVQSVVGMVAGGSQAVLFTTGRGTPTGNPISPVIKITANPETFKKMGDNIDFDASPIIKGEDTIENLGEKLFSLLVDVLNGKLTKSEILGHQEFGIMKIYQSV
- a CDS encoding metallophosphoesterase family protein, producing the protein MKFLLVSDIHKSNKMFKGINEYFAIEWLLNLIDDIKPDVLISAGDWDEGMSENDFIEIERKVTLITIYGNHENFPLIIPRSIQNGKIYDFEGLKISGLNGLIEVGRTKKNNESHYLTTDDAINIARKINRKLKGSKLNIFISHQPPYLPDLYPNMRKSESSIVMLKLVEMLRPSLFFNGHMTGGCYSYYEFPNGTKYLRVDSSQQFKCYAILTDLTIDVYEEKRKIFSFNIS